From one Salmo salar chromosome ssa09, Ssal_v3.1, whole genome shotgun sequence genomic stretch:
- the LOC106611661 gene encoding zinc finger protein 583 isoform X2: MPRGEDKAESDHYELVEQAEETPPRKKRSKSKKVRTRTHSEDMVEVESAHFKMEEHAAAEDTTLRKRQRRSKDLSEESDQGSQTEPKDLSEEEWHCSDHSEKETEQEMLPAKRKRGPKSKNTMKSDSENVTVKKRGKKQGATGLKAPRIRFTPPIEKRIRVKTLHNCRFCEKVLPNRAALSRHLQHHTGEKPYHCEECGKDYGSKTTLKIHNMQVHHKGTKDFICNECDQQFTHLTYLKRHMYSHTDKDKRPHLCNVCGKHFIQKSHLDRHKMIHTGEKPFSCEHCAMAFNRPEYLRMHLKLHVSGSEGPNMAEQEKTKCTECNKSFVNPKYLNIHMRMHTGERPYKCEHCAKSFTQTSILNAHRRTHTGEKPHKCKVCGCCFTRRKYLEDHIGRKHGSLQQMKEQQDEQ, from the coding sequence ATGCCTCGTGGAGAGGACAAAGCTGAAAGTGATCATTATGAATTGGTAGAACAGGCTGAAGAAACTCCCCCTAGAAAAAAACGTAGCAAGTCTAAAAAGGTAAGAACCAGGACTCACTCCGAAGACATGGTGGAAGTTGAAAGTGCCCACTTCAAGATGGAAGAACACGCTGCAGCTGAAGACACTACCCTCAGAAAAAGACAGAGGAGGTCTAAGGACCTAAGTGAGGAGAGTGACCAAGGCTCCCAGACTGAGCCTAAAGACTTAAGTGAAGAGGAGTGGCACTGTTCTGACCATTCAGAGAAGGAGACTGAACAGGAGATGTTACCTGCAAAGAGAAAAAGAGGACCCAAGAGCAAGAACACAATGAAGTCAGATTCTGAAAACGTCACTGTTAAAAAGCGAGGCAAAAAGCAAGGTGCCACGGGTTTGAAGGCACCAAGAATAAGATTCACACCACCTATAGAGAAAAGGATAAGGGTGAAAACACTTCATAATTGCAGATTCTGTGAAAAGGTCCTGCCAAACAGGGCTGCGCTGAGTAGGCACCTTCAGcatcacacaggggagaagccttaccactgtgaAGAGTGTGGCAAAGACTACGGCAGCAAAACCACCCTGAAGATTCACAACATGCAGGTTCACCACAAGGGGACAAAGGACTTCATATGCAATGAGTGTGACCAACAGTTTACCCACCTCACATACCTCAAACGCCACATGTACTCCCACACGGACAAGGACAAGAGGCCACACCTGTGCAATGTGTGCGGGAAGCATTTTATCCAGAAGTCCCACCTGGACCGCCACAAGATGATTCATACCGGAGAGAAACCATTCAGCTGCGAACACTGCGCCATGGCCTTCAATCGGCCGGAGTACCTGCGGATGCATCTGAAGTTACACGTGTCGGGTAGTGAGGGGCCAAATATGGCAGAGCAAGAGAAGACGAAGTGCACAGAGTGCAACAAGAGTTTTGTCAACCCGAAGTACCTCAACATCCACATGAGAATGCACACTGGGGAGAGGCCATACAAGTGCGAGCACTGTGCCAAGAGCTTCACCCAGACCAGTATTCTCAACGCGCACCGACGTACGCACACCGGAGAAAAGCCACACAAGTGTAAGGTGTGCGGCTGCTGCTTCACCCGTCGCAAGTACCTGGAGGATCACATAGGCAGAAAGCATGGGTCTTTACAGCAAATGAAGGAA
- the LOC106611661 gene encoding zinc finger protein 286A isoform X1 — protein sequence MGDSEQVEWKFMKLYLTDIVKTISNKSATRRSKRKPVSYHEEQQPEVATPQSSERQLRSPQRNSRRQSPRTHSNVLKEQERGFSPVSGSGEESDKEASPPKRRNRISSSKKTRTKSPSKDCDDCSGAEPGEHLEESTKTKCKYSNSKKKRTNICCNEEDNDNLSDEQTVVASPRKRRQRSDFNVFEAEPEEVVEEETEVASASKRRKQGSPLKRTMPRGEDKAESDHYELVEQAEETPPRKKRSKSKKVRTRTHSEDMVEVESAHFKMEEHAAAEDTTLRKRQRRSKDLSEESDQGSQTEPKDLSEEEWHCSDHSEKETEQEMLPAKRKRGPKSKNTMKSDSENVTVKKRGKKQGATGLKAPRIRFTPPIEKRIRVKTLHNCRFCEKVLPNRAALSRHLQHHTGEKPYHCEECGKDYGSKTTLKIHNMQVHHKGTKDFICNECDQQFTHLTYLKRHMYSHTDKDKRPHLCNVCGKHFIQKSHLDRHKMIHTGEKPFSCEHCAMAFNRPEYLRMHLKLHVSGSEGPNMAEQEKTKCTECNKSFVNPKYLNIHMRMHTGERPYKCEHCAKSFTQTSILNAHRRTHTGEKPHKCKVCGCCFTRRKYLEDHIGRKHGSLQQMKEQQDEQ from the coding sequence AACCGGTTTCCTATCATGAAGAACAACAGCCAGAGGTGGCCACTCCTCAAAGCTCTGAGAGGCAGCTGAGATCTCCTCAGAGAAACTCCCGGAGGCAAAGTCCCAGGACGCATTCTAATGTTCTAAAAGAACAAGAGAGGGGCTTTTCTCCCGTGTCTGGTTCTGGGGAGGAGAGCGACAAGGAGGCCTCCCCACCGAAAAGGAGGAACAGAATAAGCAGCTCCAAAAAGACAAGAACAAAGTCTCCCTCAAAGGATTGTGATGACTGTTCAGGGGCCGAGCCTGGTGAACACCTAGAAGAGAGcacaaaaacaaaatgtaaatatagcaactcaaaaaagaaaaggaccaATATTTGCTGCAATGAGGAGGATAATGACAATTTGTCAGATGAACAAACTGTGGTGGCTTCCCCCAGAAAAAGGAGGCAACGTAGTGACTTCAATGTATTTGAAGCGGAGCCTGAGGAAGTTGTGGAGGAGGAAACTGAAGTGGCCTCTGCTTCTAAGAGGAGGAAGCAGGGCAGCCCCCTAAAAAGAACTATGCCTCGTGGAGAGGACAAAGCTGAAAGTGATCATTATGAATTGGTAGAACAGGCTGAAGAAACTCCCCCTAGAAAAAAACGTAGCAAGTCTAAAAAGGTAAGAACCAGGACTCACTCCGAAGACATGGTGGAAGTTGAAAGTGCCCACTTCAAGATGGAAGAACACGCTGCAGCTGAAGACACTACCCTCAGAAAAAGACAGAGGAGGTCTAAGGACCTAAGTGAGGAGAGTGACCAAGGCTCCCAGACTGAGCCTAAAGACTTAAGTGAAGAGGAGTGGCACTGTTCTGACCATTCAGAGAAGGAGACTGAACAGGAGATGTTACCTGCAAAGAGAAAAAGAGGACCCAAGAGCAAGAACACAATGAAGTCAGATTCTGAAAACGTCACTGTTAAAAAGCGAGGCAAAAAGCAAGGTGCCACGGGTTTGAAGGCACCAAGAATAAGATTCACACCACCTATAGAGAAAAGGATAAGGGTGAAAACACTTCATAATTGCAGATTCTGTGAAAAGGTCCTGCCAAACAGGGCTGCGCTGAGTAGGCACCTTCAGcatcacacaggggagaagccttaccactgtgaAGAGTGTGGCAAAGACTACGGCAGCAAAACCACCCTGAAGATTCACAACATGCAGGTTCACCACAAGGGGACAAAGGACTTCATATGCAATGAGTGTGACCAACAGTTTACCCACCTCACATACCTCAAACGCCACATGTACTCCCACACGGACAAGGACAAGAGGCCACACCTGTGCAATGTGTGCGGGAAGCATTTTATCCAGAAGTCCCACCTGGACCGCCACAAGATGATTCATACCGGAGAGAAACCATTCAGCTGCGAACACTGCGCCATGGCCTTCAATCGGCCGGAGTACCTGCGGATGCATCTGAAGTTACACGTGTCGGGTAGTGAGGGGCCAAATATGGCAGAGCAAGAGAAGACGAAGTGCACAGAGTGCAACAAGAGTTTTGTCAACCCGAAGTACCTCAACATCCACATGAGAATGCACACTGGGGAGAGGCCATACAAGTGCGAGCACTGTGCCAAGAGCTTCACCCAGACCAGTATTCTCAACGCGCACCGACGTACGCACACCGGAGAAAAGCCACACAAGTGTAAGGTGTGCGGCTGCTGCTTCACCCGTCGCAAGTACCTGGAGGATCACATAGGCAGAAAGCATGGGTCTTTACAGCAAATGAAGGAA